One stretch of Streptomyces sp. NBC_00443 DNA includes these proteins:
- a CDS encoding ComEC/Rec2 family competence protein, translating into MIHDARVPDPAPSRATVHAASGSRLGASHPRQEGPTDLRLVPPALSAWATAALMLGAPERWAVGVAVVCLLAAGVLLVVRLGGGVEGGLGGSPPGQPTPPRRPSTVPRRISRPRASVAAVLLCVAAAAVSAGLHGADLRRGPVPELAREYATVTAEVEVTSDPRLTRARVRGNHMAPTSVLINADVRRVEDADGTAVVTRAPVLMIVDAGWGSGSSSEGEGAPQSSRARRSPWLELLPSTRLRVTARFAPALADGDRVAAVLRVRDPGVPQVVGEPSGAQRLAGRLRAGLREATDGLPADARALLPGLVVGDTSRITAELDKAFKETDLAHTLAVSGSNLTIILALLIGPPGLAQLAERRGLAPRLGISLRTTALLGGALTLAFVVVCRPDPSVLRAAACGAVALLALATGRRRTLIPALATAVLLLVLYDPWLARSYGFLLSVLATGALLTLAPRWSAALRRRGVPPRLAEALAAAAAAQALCAPVVAVLSARVSLVAVPCNLLAEFAIAPATVLGFAALATAPLAMPVAKVLAWCAGWPTGWIADVARTGAALPGAGVDWPGSWTGAALLALATVVALLAGRLLLRHPWWCGVCGALLLLVVVQPPPLTRVVTGWPPPGWRFAMCDVGQGDATVLAAGDGTAVVVDAGPDPTLVDRCLRTLGITRVPLVVLTHFHADHVAGLPGVLRGRAVGAIETTGYEEPVDQVEFVRREAAARRVPVTRAAAGEERRAGDLSWQVVWPPPSHPSLPATAPEGPNDASVTLLVRSSGLRLLLLGDLEPPAQRALLRSPAGALLGGVDVLKVAHHGSAYQDPELIRRAAPRLALISCGEDNPYGHPAPSTLAALRAQGAVVLRTDEDGALAVAGTGAELRAAGD; encoded by the coding sequence ATGATTCACGACGCCCGCGTACCCGACCCCGCGCCCTCCCGCGCCACCGTCCACGCCGCGTCCGGCAGCCGGCTCGGTGCCTCCCACCCCCGTCAGGAAGGACCGACGGACCTCCGACTCGTCCCGCCCGCGCTGTCCGCCTGGGCGACGGCGGCCCTGATGCTGGGCGCCCCTGAGAGGTGGGCGGTCGGGGTGGCGGTTGTCTGTCTGCTTGCGGCAGGCGTATTGCTGGTCGTGCGGCTGGGCGGGGGTGTGGAAGGCGGGCTTGGCGGGTCCCCACCCGGGCAGCCCACCCCACCGCGCAGGCCGAGCACCGTGCCCAGGCGCATCAGCCGGCCGCGAGCCTCGGTCGCCGCCGTGCTGCTCTGTGTCGCCGCGGCTGCCGTCTCCGCCGGGCTGCACGGGGCCGACCTGCGGCGTGGGCCGGTGCCGGAGCTGGCGCGGGAGTACGCCACCGTGACCGCCGAGGTAGAGGTGACCTCCGATCCCCGGCTCACCCGAGCTCGGGTCAGAGGGAATCACATGGCGCCGACCTCGGTGCTGATCAACGCGGATGTACGACGTGTCGAGGACGCGGACGGCACGGCGGTGGTGACGCGGGCGCCGGTGCTGATGATCGTCGACGCGGGGTGGGGGTCGGGGTCGTCCAGTGAGGGTGAAGGGGCGCCGCAGTCCTCCCGCGCCCGGCGTTCTCCCTGGCTGGAGCTGCTCCCCTCCACCCGGCTGCGGGTGACCGCGCGGTTCGCGCCCGCCCTCGCGGACGGGGACCGGGTGGCGGCCGTGCTGCGGGTGCGGGACCCGGGGGTGCCGCAGGTAGTGGGGGAGCCGTCGGGGGCGCAGCGGCTGGCGGGGCGGTTGCGGGCCGGGCTGCGGGAAGCGACCGACGGCTTGCCGGCGGATGCGCGAGCACTGCTGCCTGGCCTGGTCGTGGGGGACACCTCGCGGATCACCGCGGAGCTGGACAAGGCGTTCAAGGAGACCGACCTCGCGCACACGCTCGCCGTCTCCGGCAGCAACCTCACGATCATCCTCGCCCTGCTCATCGGCCCGCCCGGCCTGGCGCAGCTCGCCGAGCGCCGTGGGCTCGCGCCTCGTCTCGGCATCTCCCTGCGGACGACAGCGCTGCTCGGCGGGGCGCTCACCCTCGCGTTCGTCGTCGTATGCCGGCCGGACCCGAGCGTGCTGCGGGCCGCGGCCTGCGGAGCCGTCGCGCTGCTCGCCCTGGCGACCGGACGCCGTCGGACTCTGATCCCGGCGCTGGCGACGGCCGTACTGCTGCTGGTGCTGTACGACCCGTGGCTGGCCCGCAGTTACGGCTTCCTGCTCTCCGTCCTGGCCACGGGTGCCCTGCTCACCCTCGCGCCCCGCTGGAGCGCGGCGTTGCGACGGCGCGGGGTGCCGCCGAGGTTGGCCGAGGCACTGGCGGCCGCGGCTGCAGCGCAGGCGCTGTGCGCTCCGGTCGTGGCGGTGCTGTCGGCTCGGGTGAGCCTGGTGGCGGTGCCGTGCAATCTGCTCGCGGAGTTCGCGATCGCACCGGCGACGGTGCTGGGCTTCGCGGCGCTGGCGACGGCGCCGTTGGCGATGCCCGTGGCCAAGGTGCTGGCCTGGTGTGCGGGTTGGCCGACCGGCTGGATCGCGGATGTCGCCCGGACCGGCGCCGCGCTGCCCGGCGCGGGAGTGGACTGGCCCGGCAGCTGGACCGGGGCGGCGCTGCTCGCCCTCGCCACGGTGGTCGCTCTGCTTGCCGGTCGGCTGCTGCTGCGGCACCCCTGGTGGTGCGGTGTCTGCGGGGCGCTGCTCCTGCTGGTGGTGGTGCAGCCGCCGCCGCTGACCAGGGTGGTCACGGGGTGGCCGCCGCCCGGGTGGCGGTTCGCGATGTGCGATGTGGGGCAGGGCGACGCGACGGTGCTCGCGGCAGGCGACGGGACGGCCGTGGTCGTGGACGCTGGCCCCGATCCGACGCTGGTCGACCGGTGCCTGCGCACGCTCGGGATCACCCGGGTTCCGCTTGTCGTGCTCACCCACTTCCACGCCGACCATGTGGCGGGCCTGCCCGGCGTCCTGCGCGGTCGTGCGGTGGGCGCGATCGAGACGACAGGGTACGAAGAGCCCGTGGACCAGGTGGAGTTCGTGCGCAGGGAGGCGGCCGCTCGGCGCGTTCCCGTGACGCGGGCCGCCGCCGGGGAGGAGCGGCGTGCCGGAGACTTGAGCTGGCAGGTGGTCTGGCCGCCGCCCTCCCACCCGTCCCTCCCGGCCACGGCCCCGGAGGGTCCGAACGACGCCAGTGTCACCTTGCTCGTCCGGTCGTCCGGGCTGCGGCTTCTGCTGCTCGGGGATCTCGAACCCCCGGCCCAGCGGGCGCTGTTGAGATCGCCGGCCGGGGCGCTGCTGGGCGGCGTGGACGTGCTCAAGGTGGCCCATCACGGCTCGGCGTACCAGGACCCCGAGCTCATACGCCGGGCGGCGCCCCGGCTGGCGTTGATCAGCTGTGGCGAGGACAACCCGTACGGCCATCCGGCTCCCAGCACCCTCGCGGCGCTACGGGCGCAGGGAGCCGTGGTGCTGCGGACGGACGAGGACGGGGCGCTGGCGGTCGCGGGTACGGGCGCGGAGCTGCGGGCGGCGGGAGACTGA
- a CDS encoding helix-hairpin-helix domain-containing protein, giving the protein MPDAGAGERAGGAGAVVGDGAGGAGVGAGAGAGAGAGEWRARAGLALRERMPVWLQARCGLERRSVVALTVVLVLAAGFAVQHFWAGRALSVRAPEVVRAAASYGGEPQGGQQQGGASGPSTSAAVGASGAGATAAAEIVVDVSGKVREPGIHRLPAGSRVADALRVAGGVRPGTKTDSLNRARFLVDGEQVVVGGPAAVSGAAPGTGVGTGGAAVAGAAPGAPVALNTATGDQLDTLPGVGPVLAQHIIDYRTQHGGFRSVDELREVNGIGDRRFADLRNLVRP; this is encoded by the coding sequence GTGCCGGATGCCGGTGCGGGTGAGAGGGCTGGTGGCGCGGGTGCCGTCGTGGGTGACGGGGCTGGTGGCGCTGGTGTTGGAGCCGGAGCCGGAGCCGGTGCCGGTGCCGGGGAGTGGCGGGCGCGTGCCGGGCTGGCTTTGCGGGAGCGGATGCCGGTGTGGTTGCAGGCGAGGTGTGGGCTGGAGCGGCGGAGCGTGGTTGCGCTCACCGTGGTGCTCGTCCTCGCTGCCGGGTTCGCGGTGCAGCACTTCTGGGCCGGGCGGGCGCTGTCCGTGCGGGCGCCGGAGGTGGTGCGGGCGGCGGCCTCGTACGGCGGAGAACCGCAGGGAGGACAGCAGCAGGGAGGGGCGAGCGGGCCGAGTACGTCGGCGGCCGTCGGTGCGTCCGGAGCTGGGGCCACGGCGGCTGCCGAGATCGTCGTGGACGTCAGCGGCAAGGTGCGCGAACCGGGCATCCACCGCCTGCCGGCCGGTTCGCGGGTCGCCGACGCCCTGCGCGTAGCCGGTGGGGTGCGGCCCGGCACGAAGACCGACAGCCTCAACCGGGCTCGGTTCCTGGTGGACGGCGAGCAGGTGGTCGTCGGGGGTCCGGCCGCCGTGTCCGGGGCCGCTCCGGGCACGGGTGTGGGCACGGGCGGTGCGGCGGTCGCGGGGGCGGCACCCGGCGCGCCGGTCGCCCTCAACACAGCCACTGGGGACCAGCTCGACACCCTCCCGGGCGTCGGCCCGGTCCTGGCCCAGCACATCATCGACTATCGCACCCAGCATGGCGGCTTCCGCTCGGTGGACGAGCTGCGCGAGGTCAACGGCATCGGCGACCGCCGTTTCGCCGATCTACGGAATCTCGTGCGGCCATGA